Genomic window (Pseudanabaena sp. FACHB-2040):
GCGAAGTGCTAGGAGCAGGGACCACCTGATAACGCAGCTGATAGTTCGCGCCATCGCGGGTAAAAGCGGCCGTGGCAGCAGGGGTTGGATTGGCTGTAATGCGCACCGCACCGAGAAGGTCATCGGCATCTGGAGAGTCTTCATCCCAAAGCTTAATGTCAACGAAATTTTGAAAGGAAAACGCCTGGTTCAAGGCCCACGTCTGACCATTGTTAAGGCTTCTTTTTAGGTAGGGTTGCAGAGTGCCATCAACATACACTTCCAGGCGGCACTCATCGGCCCCCCAATCTTCAGTTTCATTGCATTTCAGCTGATTCAAAATGAGTTGACGCATACTGGCTCCTGTGTGAATGATTGACTTGGGAAGTCTAAGTAAGGTCTTCACCAGTCGCCCGTAAATTTACTGATGCAGCCTGTAAATCGAGGCCAGAGAAAGATCTGGCACAGGTAGGGCTAGGCAGCGACAAATTGTTCTATTTAGCCCCAATTTGGCATCAGGATGGGATTAAAGAATCCGATTAGCAAATCTTTTAATCTGTCAGCCTCTTATAAAGACTTCACAAAACAGCGACTTTCTCTGTAAATTTGGGCATCCTGAAGCTAGCGCTGCAACTTAACCCCTATGAGTTCCTCTCCCGAAACTTTGCTGCAGGCGGGTGCCCAAGCCATGCAGCAGGCCCGTTATCAAGATGCTATCGAGCCGCTAGAGGCCTTTTGCAAAGGATCTATTAACCGTCGCTCCAAACAGTTTTTTCAAGCCCAGATGTGGTTAGTTCAGGCCTATCAGAAAAATGGGCAAGATCTCCATGCGATCGCACTTTGCGAACAGCTGATCAAAAGCGATATTCCCCAAGTGCAGCAGTGGGGTCAAAAGGTTCTGCCCAAGCTGCTAAAAGAGGCCCCTCCCGCTAGCCAGCCAGCCGTTGCAGAGGCAGCACCGGAAGCAACACCAGAAGCAACACCAGAGGTCGCACCTGCGCCCGAAGCAGAGGCTCCTGCCACCTTTTTTCAGGTTACAGAACTGCTGTCGCCTGAAGCTGCAGCAGAAGTTTTTTCTACAGGCCGTAAAGCCCTACAGCAACGGCGCTACGACGAAGCCGCCGCCGCTTTCGAAACCTTCATTCAGGGCGCAGACCCTAGCTACAGCAACTATGCCTGGGCCTGCACCAGCCTAGGAAAAGCCTACCGAGGCAACGAACAACCTGAAAAAGCCCTAGCTCTTTGCCAGCACCTCTACAAGAGCGACCAGGAAAGCCTGCAGGCCTGGGCCAGAGACTTTTTCAAAACCCTAGATTTGCCTGATAAAGAGCTTGTGCCCACTTCACCAGCACCGGCTCCAACCGATTCTGAGGCGGCAGACTTCACAGACCCCGGAGCCAATCCCCTGCCAATAGGGACCGAGAACGATTCCCTAGGCGCTACGCCAACCCCCAAAAAAGTCAAGCCAATTATTCAATCAGGCCAAAAAGACCTGTCTCCCCAAATTCTCTCGGCAGTCGCCCACGGCTCAATCTCACTGCTGGGCAGCGTGCTAATCGCCCTGATCTTTAGAGACTCCATCGTGGCTAACCTCCTAGGGCTGTTGAGGTTTGTCATTCCTGTGGTGATTCTATTTACTGCTCAAGATGCAGTTGCCAAAGCCAACGCCAAAGAAGCAACCAACTACGTCATCACCTCTCTAGTGCTGCTAGCCATTAGTATCCCTGCCGCCCTGTTCCTATTTCCGATAGCCATTGTGTTTGGCCCCCTGCTGATTCTGCTCGTAATCCCCCTAATCACGTATTGCCTACTGCTGGCCATTTGGCCCGTGGTTGCAACCATCGTTTGTGCCCGCGATCGCAGGCGCACCTTTCGCTACCCTCGCTGGTTAATTCTGCACTTGTTGTAGGCAGAAGGAGACAGAAGGCAGGAGACAGAGGACAGGAGGAAAGAGACATGAAAGAGACGTGTCCCCTCAAACACAGCCCTAATTCAACTGCAGCTCGCTCCGGGGAACGTCTTCCAAAATCTGCACCTCAATAATCTGGTTAGGCTCGATCACAATGATCTGCGGGGCTGTACCCAGGGCAGTGGTAGCTCCCAGCATGGCTCCCCCTAGTAGGCCCACGCCGGTAAAGCCAGTCAGTACTGTTAACGCCAAGGCTCCAATACCGGAGTTGACGGCCAGTCTTTGCCCCGAAATTTGGGGGGAGCCAGCGAAGTAAGCGGAGGCTCCAGAGAGCGGCACTTGCCGACCCGGCAGCAGCACTGCCTGACTTACCCAGCGTAG
Coding sequences:
- a CDS encoding DUF4870 domain-containing protein gives rise to the protein MSSSPETLLQAGAQAMQQARYQDAIEPLEAFCKGSINRRSKQFFQAQMWLVQAYQKNGQDLHAIALCEQLIKSDIPQVQQWGQKVLPKLLKEAPPASQPAVAEAAPEATPEATPEVAPAPEAEAPATFFQVTELLSPEAAAEVFSTGRKALQQRRYDEAAAAFETFIQGADPSYSNYAWACTSLGKAYRGNEQPEKALALCQHLYKSDQESLQAWARDFFKTLDLPDKELVPTSPAPAPTDSEAADFTDPGANPLPIGTENDSLGATPTPKKVKPIIQSGQKDLSPQILSAVAHGSISLLGSVLIALIFRDSIVANLLGLLRFVIPVVILFTAQDAVAKANAKEATNYVITSLVLLAISIPAALFLFPIAIVFGPLLILLVIPLITYCLLLAIWPVVATIVCARDRRRTFRYPRWLILHLL